One Gossypium hirsutum isolate 1008001.06 chromosome A11, Gossypium_hirsutum_v2.1, whole genome shotgun sequence genomic window carries:
- the LOC107923986 gene encoding scarecrow-like transcription factor PAT1 — translation MQASQQHRSSVMASRLYRQIKQEVEPEPYWFPQLPPIDPSLCYSDSSHEFHFTVESSNENFCTLESSSANGSYNAYNSTSLVGFSPNGSPTSQQDSQSYPSDLHHSPDNNVGSPISGSCVTDDVSDLRDKLKELETVMLGPDSDVIDSKTSPEMGTWRLVTDAISRGDLKQVLVFCAKAMSDNDLLMAQWLMDELRRMVSVSGEPIQRLGAYMLEGLVARLASSGSSIYKALRCKEPKSADLLSYMHILYEVCPYLKFGYMSANGAIAEAMKDEDRVHIIDFQIAQGSQWITLIQAFAARPGGPPHIQITGIDDSTSAYARGGGLNIVGKRLSKLARYFKVPFEFHAAAMSGCEVQREHLQVRPGEALAVNFAFMLHHMPDESVSTENHRDRLLRLVKSLSPKVVTLVEQESNTNTAPFFARFLETLNYYTAMFESIDVTLPREHKERIDVEQQCLARDVVNIIACEGAERVERHELLGKWRSRFRMAGFTPYPLSSLVNATIKTLLENYCDRYRLEERDGALYLGWMNRDLVASCAWK, via the coding sequence ATGCAAGCATCCCAGCAACACAGAAGCTCAGTCATGGCTAGCAGATTGTACCGTCAAATAAAGCAAGAAGTCGAGCCTGAGCCCTACTGGTTCCCTCAACTCCCACCTATTGACCCCTCTCTCTGCTATAGTGACAGTAGCCACGAATTCCACTTCACTGTTGAGAGTTCCAATGAAAATTTTTGCACTTTGGAGTCATCCTCTGCAAATGGCAGTTATAATGCCTACAACTCTACATCACTTGTCGGTTTCTCACCAAATGGAAGCCCAACGTCACAGCAAGATTCTCAGTCGTATCCATCCGACTTGCATCACTCTCCTGACAATAATGTTGGCTCTCCTATTAGTGGTTCCTGCGTAACCGATGATGTAAGTGATTTGAGGGATAAGCTGAAAGAGCTGGAAACTGTGATGTTGGGCCCTGATTCTGATGTTATTGACAGTAAGACCTCACCAGAGATGGGCACATGGAGACTTGTAACAGATGCAATCTCCAGAGGGGACTTAAAACAGGTCCTTGTCTTTTGTGCAAAAGCCATGTCAGATAATGATCTCTTGATGGCACAGTGGTTAATGGATGAATTACGCCGAATGGTGTCGGTTTCTGGGGAGCCAATCCAGAGGTTGGGAGCCTACATGTTGGAAGGGCTAGTGGCACGACTAGCCTCATCAGGGAGCTCAATCTATAAGGCTTTGCGATGCAAAGAACCAAAGAGTGCTGACCTATTATCTTACATGCACATTCTTTATGAGGTTTGCCCCTACTTAAAGTTTGGCTACATGTCTGCAAATGGAGCCATTGCAGAGGCCATGAAAGATGAAGATAGAGTTCATATTATCGATTTCCAAATAGCTCAGGGGAGTCAGTGGATCACTCTCATCCAAGCATTTGCAGCTAGGCCTGGTGGACCACCCCATATCCAAATAACTGGTATTGATGATTCCACATCTGCATATGCCCGTGGAGGAGGCCTAAACATTGTGGGAAAGAGGCTGTCTAAGCTTGCAAGGTATTTTAAAGTGCCATTTGAATTCCATGCTGCTGCCATGTCTGGTTGCGAAGTCCAGCGGGAACACCTTCAAGTTCGACCAGGAGAGGCTCTAGCTGTAAATTTTGCTTTCATGCTTCACCACATGCCTGATGAGAGTGTCAGCACTGAGAATCATCGTGACCGACTGTTGAGGCTAGTTAAGAGCCTGTCTCCAAAGGTTGTAACCCTTGTGGAACAGGAATCTAACACAAATACTGCTCCATTCTTCGCAAGGTTCCTGGAGACACTAAACTATTACACAGCCATGTTTGAATCAATTGATGTGACTCTCCCCCGGGAACATAAAGAGCGGATTGATGTTGAGCAGCAATGCCTGGCAAGGGATGTCGTTAACATCATAGCTTGTGAGGGGGCTGAGAGAGTTGAACGACATGAACTCTTGGGGAAGTGGAGGTCAAGGTTCAGAATGGCAGGGTTCACTCCTTATCCTCTAAGCTCCTTGGTTAATGCCACCATAAAAACCCTACTTGAGAACTACTGCGATAGATATAGGCTTGAAGAGAGAGATGGGGCTCTGTACCTTGGTTGGATGAATAGGGATTTGGTTGCTTCCTGCGCATGGAAGTGA
- the LOC107923987 gene encoding WRKY transcription factor 1 has protein sequence MVPSGECVTEEVGKDKLRSPDTGSHALQHNTDGKIPSSQSDQGGETPLIKSEKDPLSQSEKLGNASSVITKQTPSLLPGMEGSSPVACERASQDGYNWRKYGQKLVKGNEFVRSYYKCTHPNCRAKKQLERSHDGKMVDTVYVGQHDHPKPLNLPLAVGFAVSVVEERPDKSLQTVVRDKSLDAQMPHQIEPRSGSQPLSSAVSEDVKGTASKSNKIQNVADSDDDHLVSKRRKKENSNADASPVEKPTNDSRMVIKTFSEVDIVNDGYRWRKYGQKLVKGNPNPRSYYRCSSPGCPVKKHVERASHDAKLVITTYEGQHDHDLPPTRSVTHNTTGVNVHSAAHSGESRTKVEESETICLDMVVYSGSVAENKSSEQLNGELRTKSDFSGTVCVSLIDAPISGPASRLNEQQIEKLDPSEESDAVDCGTIVHSKSNSQNTSREQLSSKLEMKSEKDTVCIDKMVHITPRSECTFNEQRMPSAEPVQS, from the exons ATGGTTCCGTCAGGGGAGTGTGTAACAGAAGAAgttggtaaagataaattacggAGCCCAGATACTGGGAGTCATGCATTGCAACATAACACTGATGGTAAAATTCCCTCGTCACAATCTGATCAAGGAGGAGAAACCCCCTTGATTAAATCAGAGAAAGACCCACTTTCACAATCGGAGAAATTAGGAAATGCTTCCTCTGTGATAACCAAGCAGACTCCCTCTCTGTTGCCTGGTATGGAAGGAAGCAGTCCTGTAGCATGTGAGAGAGCATCGCAGGATGGATATAACTGGCGTAAATATGGGCAGAAACTTGTTAAGGGAAATGAATTTGTTCGAAGTTATTACAAATGCACACATCCGAACTGCCGAGCAAAAAAGCAACTAGAACGTTCACACGATGGGAAAATGGTTGACACTGTTTATGTTGGTCAGCATGATCATCCAAAGCCACTGAACCTTCCACTAGCTGTTGGTTTTGCTGTCTCTGTTGTTGAAGAGCGACCAGATAAGTCATTGCAAACTGTTGTCAGAG ACAAGTCATTGGATGCACAAATGCCTCACCAAATTGAGCCAAGAAGTGGTTCTCAACCTTTATCTAGTGCTGTCAGTGAAGATGTTAAGGGTACAGCTTCAAAATCAAATAAGATTCAGAATGTTGCCGACAGTGATGATGATCATCTCGTCTCAAAACGAAG GAAGAAAGAAAATAGCAATGCTGATGCATCTCCAGTGGAGAAGCCAACCAATGACTCACGTATGGTTATCAAGACTTTCAGTGAGGTTGATATTGTAAATGATGGGTACCGCTGGCGCAAATATGGGCAAAAGTTAGTTAAAGGCAATCCAAATCCAAG GAGCTATTACAGGTGCTCTAGTCCTGGGTGCCCTGTCAAGAAACATGTTGAGAGGGCCTCGCATGATGCAAAATTGGTTATAACTACTTATGAGGGACAACATGATCATGATTTGCCTCCAACCAGGAGTGTTACCCACAATACAACGGGAGTAAATGTTCATTCGGCAGCTCATAGTGGCGAATCAAGGACCAAGGTAGAAGAAAGTGAGACCATCTGCCTCGACATGGTTGTTTATTCTGGTTCTGTAGCTGAGAATAAATCAAGTGAGCAATTGAATGGAGAGTTGAGAACCAAGTCAGATTTTAGCGGTACTGTTTGCGTCAGTCTGATAGATGCACCTATATCAGGTCCTGCAAGTCGATTAAATGAGCAACAGATTGAGAAGTTGGATCCTAGTGAAGAAAGCGATGCGGTTGACTGTGGTACGATTGTTCATAGTAAATCAAATTCTCAGAATACATCAAGAGAGCAACTGAGTAGCAAATTAGAAATGAAATCGGAAAAAGATACTGTTTGCATTGATAAGATGGTCCATATCACTCCACGTTCCGAGTGTACTTTCAATGAGCAACGAATGCCTAGCGCAGAACCCGTTCAAAGCTGA